Proteins encoded by one window of Simiduia curdlanivorans:
- a CDS encoding glycoside hydrolase family 13 protein: MNKLAFSLALFFIWPGALVAASIERIDPPNWWAGMHNQDVQLLIHGEGIGGYEVKLDSTDVSLQAVDSTDNANYLFATLKISPSFNKEFVTLKFEKPGQEAIAYQYPIFKREPNSAQRAGFGNRDLIYLITPDRFANGDTSNDAFAEMGDELNRSKEFSRHGGDLQGIINHLDYLEGLGVTQLWLNPVLENKQPKSSYHGYAITDHYKVDPRYGDNALYKKLAKKAKQNGIGLIIDLIPNHIGHKHWWMTDLPSNDWINFNNTFSPTNHMRESVQDPYAVEADRKQFADGWFVASMPDLNQRNPLLANYLIQNAIWWVETANLTGIRIDTWSYSNKLFLSQWSDRILAEYPQLNMVGEEWSTTPNIIAYWQKGAINADGYASNLPSLFDFPLQASISPALIEDENWNTGLIKLYKTLASDAIYPNPSALTIFADNHDMSRVMTQVNGDATLNKMALTLIATLRGTPQIFYGSEIAMQHPGTESHGAIRADFPGGWVDDSVNAFAGKNLTQEQSETLAYVRQLFNWRKSANAIHTGQMHHLAPKDGVYCFTRFNAQERWLICLNKNTNDVTLPFAQLTPLLDSGKTATHFLSQEAQNLTQGLRLKARAADVFRIQ, from the coding sequence ATGAATAAATTAGCTTTCAGCCTAGCACTTTTTTTCATTTGGCCGGGTGCGTTGGTGGCAGCCTCAATTGAACGCATAGACCCACCCAACTGGTGGGCGGGCATGCACAACCAAGACGTTCAGTTGCTGATTCATGGCGAAGGCATTGGCGGCTACGAAGTGAAGCTAGACTCAACCGATGTTAGCTTGCAAGCCGTGGATAGCACTGACAATGCCAATTATTTATTCGCCACCTTGAAAATCTCTCCATCATTTAATAAAGAGTTCGTCACATTAAAATTTGAGAAGCCGGGCCAAGAGGCCATTGCGTATCAATATCCTATTTTTAAACGCGAACCAAATTCGGCGCAGCGAGCTGGCTTCGGCAACCGCGATCTCATTTACTTAATCACGCCAGACCGCTTCGCTAACGGCGATACAAGTAACGATGCATTTGCAGAAATGGGCGATGAATTAAATCGCAGTAAAGAGTTCTCCCGTCACGGCGGTGATTTGCAAGGCATAATAAATCATCTCGACTATTTAGAAGGCCTCGGTGTTACCCAACTGTGGCTAAACCCAGTGCTGGAAAATAAACAACCCAAAAGCTCCTATCACGGCTATGCCATTACCGACCACTACAAGGTCGATCCGCGCTATGGCGACAACGCGCTGTATAAAAAACTCGCAAAAAAAGCAAAACAAAACGGCATCGGCCTGATCATTGACTTGATCCCCAACCACATTGGCCACAAGCATTGGTGGATGACCGATTTACCCAGCAACGATTGGATAAATTTCAACAATACCTTCTCGCCCACCAATCATATGCGCGAATCGGTGCAAGACCCCTACGCCGTTGAAGCCGATAGAAAGCAATTTGCCGACGGCTGGTTTGTGGCCTCCATGCCCGATCTCAATCAGCGCAACCCATTGCTGGCAAACTACTTAATTCAGAACGCTATCTGGTGGGTAGAAACCGCGAACCTGACTGGCATAAGAATTGATACCTGGTCCTATTCAAACAAACTATTTCTTAGCCAATGGAGCGATCGCATTTTAGCGGAGTACCCACAGTTAAATATGGTGGGCGAAGAATGGTCGACTACGCCGAATATCATCGCCTATTGGCAAAAGGGCGCAATCAATGCTGACGGCTACGCTTCTAATTTACCGAGCTTATTTGATTTCCCCTTGCAGGCTAGCATCTCTCCTGCACTGATAGAGGACGAGAATTGGAATACTGGGTTGATCAAACTGTATAAAACCCTGGCGTCTGATGCCATTTACCCAAACCCAAGTGCCTTGACGATTTTCGCCGACAACCACGACATGAGCCGGGTGATGACACAGGTCAATGGCGATGCGACGCTGAATAAGATGGCGCTAACACTTATTGCCACCTTGCGCGGCACGCCGCAAATTTTCTACGGATCAGAAATCGCAATGCAACACCCGGGCACGGAATCACATGGCGCCATTCGCGCCGATTTTCCTGGCGGCTGGGTTGATGACTCCGTTAACGCCTTTGCGGGCAAGAACTTAACGCAAGAACAGTCTGAAACACTAGCCTATGTTCGCCAGCTCTTTAACTGGCGTAAGTCAGCCAATGCAATCCACACTGGCCAAATGCATCACTTGGCGCCGAAAGACGGAGTCTATTGCTTTACACGCTTTAATGCACAAGAACGCTGGTTGATTTGTTTAAATAAAAATACCAACGACGTCACGCTACCTTTCGCGCAATTGACACCGTTGCTAGATAGCGGCAAAACAGCTACGCATTTCCTATCGCAGGAAGCGCAAAACTTGACACAAGGCCTAAGGCTAAAAGCCCGTGCCGCCGACGTCTTTCGCATTCAATAA
- a CDS encoding glycoside hydrolase family 97 protein, with translation MRYMLALAGLIALAPSLQAETIHAQSPNGAIQVELNDEQGQPSYSISLSQKVVISPSNLGLVFKNQGEFGKDFIITHVSRSESGSQWQQPWGERRLIEDQHVQVVATFNHPKKGHFNLWLKVFNDGIGFRYEIPTQKGLQQLIVTDELTEFVIAEPAHAEALWIPARGWNRYEYLYQRTTFDAIDRVHTPFTFKLASGTHVSIHEAALTDYAAMTLDQRRPGTLKADLTPWSDGTKVKTQAGFFSPWRTIQISKNATGLLNSDLILNLNEPNKLGDVSWVKPGKYVGIWWGMHLGVNTWGSGTKHGATTENTKALIDFAASNGFDGVLVEGWNQGWDGDWFHNGDVFSFTKSYPDFDIKEITQYGAAKNVKLIGHHETSGNVTNYRKQMPAALDLYAVHGVSQIKTGYVADGGNIKRVDEKGLVRKEWHDGQFMVNEYLFNITEAAKRKISINTHEPIKDTGLRRTYPNWISREGARGQEFNAWGSPPNPPEHEVNLAFTRMLAGPMDYTPGIFNLAWQGLDAENRVQTTLAKQLALYVVLYSPIQMAADLPENYLAKPEAFQFIKDVVTDWDQSIALAAEFGEYVAFARKDRHSSDWFLGGITNATARELTLDLTFLDMNKNYEITLYQDGEKANWRTNPYDIVIERRKVKARDTLTLALASSGGFAARIVELADE, from the coding sequence ATGCGATACATGCTCGCGTTAGCAGGCTTGATAGCTCTTGCTCCAAGCCTACAAGCCGAAACAATACACGCACAGAGTCCCAACGGGGCCATACAGGTCGAGCTTAACGATGAGCAAGGCCAACCGAGCTATTCAATTTCGCTATCCCAGAAGGTCGTAATTAGCCCATCCAATCTCGGTCTAGTATTTAAGAATCAAGGCGAATTCGGTAAAGATTTTATAATAACCCATGTGTCGCGCAGCGAAAGCGGCAGTCAGTGGCAACAGCCCTGGGGTGAACGACGCTTAATAGAAGATCAACACGTTCAGGTTGTTGCGACTTTTAACCATCCTAAAAAAGGCCATTTCAACCTATGGTTAAAGGTCTTCAACGACGGTATCGGCTTTCGCTATGAAATCCCTACACAAAAAGGACTGCAGCAGTTAATCGTTACCGACGAGCTAACAGAGTTCGTCATTGCCGAGCCCGCCCACGCCGAAGCGCTGTGGATACCCGCGCGCGGCTGGAACCGTTACGAATACCTCTACCAACGCACCACGTTTGATGCCATTGACCGGGTGCACACGCCATTTACCTTCAAGCTAGCCAGCGGTACCCACGTGAGCATTCACGAAGCGGCGCTCACCGACTACGCTGCAATGACCTTGGATCAGCGCCGGCCGGGCACCCTCAAGGCTGACTTAACACCTTGGTCAGACGGCACCAAAGTCAAAACCCAAGCGGGCTTTTTCTCGCCCTGGCGCACGATTCAGATCAGTAAAAATGCTACCGGATTGTTGAATTCGGATTTAATTCTCAACCTCAACGAACCGAATAAGTTGGGCGATGTGAGCTGGGTTAAGCCGGGCAAATATGTCGGCATTTGGTGGGGCATGCACCTAGGCGTTAACACCTGGGGCAGTGGCACTAAACACGGTGCAACAACCGAAAATACCAAGGCTCTAATAGATTTTGCCGCCAGCAACGGCTTCGACGGTGTATTGGTAGAAGGCTGGAACCAGGGCTGGGATGGCGATTGGTTTCACAATGGCGACGTGTTTAGCTTCACCAAAAGCTACCCAGATTTCGACATCAAAGAAATCACCCAATACGGCGCCGCCAAAAACGTAAAACTAATTGGCCACCACGAAACATCGGGCAACGTCACAAACTACCGCAAGCAAATGCCTGCCGCATTAGATCTCTATGCAGTACATGGCGTCAGCCAAATTAAAACCGGTTATGTAGCCGATGGCGGTAATATTAAGCGCGTGGATGAGAAGGGTTTAGTGCGAAAAGAATGGCACGACGGTCAGTTCATGGTGAACGAATACCTATTTAACATCACCGAAGCCGCGAAACGAAAAATCAGTATCAACACCCATGAACCCATTAAGGATACAGGGTTAAGGCGCACCTACCCCAATTGGATTTCACGCGAAGGCGCGCGCGGTCAAGAATTTAACGCTTGGGGCAGCCCGCCAAACCCACCGGAGCACGAAGTTAACCTAGCCTTCACACGCATGCTCGCGGGGCCGATGGATTACACCCCCGGCATTTTCAATCTCGCCTGGCAAGGCCTAGACGCCGAAAACCGTGTGCAAACCACCTTGGCAAAACAATTGGCGCTCTATGTGGTGCTTTACAGCCCCATCCAAATGGCGGCTGATCTTCCGGAAAACTATCTTGCCAAACCCGAGGCATTTCAATTTATTAAGGACGTGGTAACGGATTGGGATCAAAGTATTGCGCTTGCGGCAGAATTTGGCGAGTACGTTGCTTTCGCCCGCAAGGATCGCCATTCAAGCGACTGGTTTTTAGGCGGTATCACCAATGCTACTGCGCGCGAGTTAACACTCGACCTCACCTTTCTTGATATGAACAAAAACTATGAGATAACACTGTATCAAGATGGAGAAAAAGCCAATTGGCGTACAAACCCCTACGACATTGTAATTGAACGGCGCAAGGTTAAAGCACGCGACACGTTAACACTTGCATTGGCCAGTAGCGGTGGCTTTGCCGCCCGCATCGTGGAGCTAGCCGATGAATAA
- a CDS encoding tryptophan halogenase family protein has translation MTRPYHIVIVGGGTSGWMAANLFARHWKKNQNVAITLVESPNVSTIGVGEGSTPTLKRFFDALEIDEKAWMPYCNATYKVNIRFNQWSPQSGIDSYSHPFVSQTDAFTQRAFIVNARTRRLGLDTHTQPDDFFLNGALAAYNKGPKTPENFPFKMEYGYHFDSHKLGNFLSTLAVDNGVKHISAHVKSITKNDVGDIQSIALDNESHIHGDFFVDCTGFSSLLMEKSLGVGFRSFANNLFNDSAVVLPTPTAETIPSETTSTALSAGWAWKIPLAHRIGHGYVYSSSHIDADSAECELRKHLNCTSDNIEARHLKMRVGQLEKHWDKNCLAIGLSQGFIEPLEATALHLVQISIELFLSMFDKDRCNRQQRENYNNSISTRFERTRDYIVAHYKLNTRSDSNYWIENRENRNISDSLAQLLSTWFNKDDLCAEIARQDISTHFTSLSWHALLAGYGSFPDLAPNQPRQGDLYIDQKIQQFLQRCSLNFSSHEENLRLLDQ, from the coding sequence GTGACTAGGCCCTACCACATCGTCATTGTTGGCGGCGGAACATCAGGCTGGATGGCAGCGAATCTATTTGCGCGCCATTGGAAAAAAAACCAAAATGTCGCCATTACCTTAGTTGAGTCTCCAAATGTATCTACCATTGGTGTAGGCGAAGGTTCGACGCCAACGCTGAAGCGCTTTTTCGACGCACTAGAAATAGATGAGAAAGCGTGGATGCCATATTGTAATGCAACCTATAAAGTCAACATTCGCTTTAATCAATGGAGCCCTCAATCCGGCATCGATAGCTACAGCCACCCTTTCGTTTCTCAAACGGATGCATTCACGCAACGCGCATTTATCGTAAATGCACGCACCCGTCGATTAGGCCTAGACACGCACACCCAGCCCGATGACTTCTTTCTCAATGGAGCACTCGCCGCTTACAACAAGGGCCCTAAAACGCCAGAAAACTTTCCTTTCAAAATGGAGTACGGCTATCACTTTGACTCTCATAAACTCGGCAACTTTCTATCAACCCTAGCCGTAGATAACGGCGTAAAGCATATTTCTGCCCACGTTAAGTCGATAACAAAAAATGACGTTGGCGACATACAAAGCATCGCCTTGGATAATGAATCTCACATCCATGGCGACTTTTTTGTCGATTGCACAGGATTTTCATCGCTTTTGATGGAAAAATCGCTAGGCGTAGGATTTAGGTCTTTTGCCAACAATCTGTTCAATGACAGCGCGGTGGTACTACCCACACCAACGGCAGAAACAATTCCTTCAGAAACCACATCAACAGCGCTCTCAGCTGGCTGGGCATGGAAGATCCCGCTCGCACATCGCATCGGACACGGCTATGTCTACAGCTCAAGTCACATAGACGCGGATAGCGCGGAGTGCGAATTACGAAAGCACCTCAACTGCACGAGCGATAATATTGAAGCTCGGCACCTAAAAATGCGGGTAGGACAACTAGAAAAGCATTGGGATAAAAATTGCTTAGCCATTGGCTTGTCACAGGGCTTTATCGAACCACTGGAAGCAACCGCCCTGCACTTGGTACAAATATCGATAGAGCTTTTTTTATCCATGTTTGATAAAGATCGCTGCAACAGGCAACAAAGAGAAAATTACAATAACAGTATCAGTACGCGATTCGAGCGTACGCGGGACTATATCGTTGCGCATTACAAATTAAATACGAGAAGCGACAGCAATTATTGGATAGAAAATAGAGAAAATCGAAATATCTCCGACTCACTTGCACAGCTGCTTTCAACTTGGTTCAACAAAGATGACCTTTGTGCCGAAATTGCGCGCCAGGATATTTCCACTCATTTTACCAGCCTATCCTGGCACGCACTTCTAGCTGGTTATGGTTCCTTTCCTGATTTGGCTCCAAATCAACCACGACAGGGCGATCTATATATCGATCAGAAAATACAGCAATTTTTACAACGATGTAGCTTGAACTTCTCAAGTCATGAAGAGAATTTACGTCTGCTAGATCAATAG
- a CDS encoding tryptophan halogenase family protein has translation MNKPIKKIVVLGGGTAGWMSAALIKKTLGNAVHVELVESEQIGAVGVGEATIPPIQLVNSVLGINEAEFLRDTKATIKLAIKFEGWKDQDSSYFHTFGAPGKSLAFCHFHHFWIRAKKLGLKTHLWEYDLNYLCAKEGKFAQIKSAEPLFEIPYAYHFDASLYALFLRKKSETMGVIRTEGKVVDAQLNVETGYVEQLQLENGKCVQGDFFIDCSGFKALLIQEKLSSGFDDWTHLLPCDRAFAVPSERCEKTLPYTRSIAHSSGWQWRIPLQHRNGNGLVYSSSYLDDDKARELLLSRLDSKPLDEPRLIKFTTGRRRKQWSRNVLAVGLSSGFLEPLESTSIHLIQSAIVRFIKTFPHAGVSQTAIKEYNRQSEVEYLQVRDFIVLHYYQNRRTDSSFWRDMRNLDIPDSLRHKMELFKNTGALFREQNDLFAESSWLQVMLGQGITPKDHHPIANQPSDEALFEMLENIRKIKSTPIAELPSHDDFLSNYCGATSD, from the coding sequence GTGAATAAACCCATAAAAAAAATAGTTGTGCTTGGTGGCGGCACCGCAGGCTGGATGTCTGCCGCACTGATTAAAAAAACTCTTGGCAACGCCGTACACGTCGAACTCGTTGAAAGCGAGCAAATTGGTGCTGTTGGCGTTGGCGAAGCCACCATACCTCCGATACAACTTGTCAATAGTGTACTTGGCATTAACGAGGCCGAATTTCTACGCGATACCAAAGCGACCATTAAACTCGCGATAAAATTTGAAGGTTGGAAAGATCAAGACAGTAGCTACTTTCACACGTTTGGAGCACCAGGAAAAAGTTTAGCCTTCTGTCATTTCCATCACTTCTGGATTCGTGCAAAAAAACTCGGATTAAAAACTCACCTATGGGAATACGACCTGAATTATCTGTGTGCGAAAGAAGGTAAATTCGCCCAAATAAAAAGCGCTGAACCACTGTTTGAAATTCCTTACGCCTACCATTTTGATGCCTCACTTTACGCCCTCTTTCTTCGTAAAAAAAGTGAGACAATGGGTGTAATTCGCACCGAAGGAAAAGTGGTTGATGCCCAGTTAAATGTCGAAACAGGCTATGTTGAACAATTACAACTTGAAAATGGAAAATGCGTACAGGGCGATTTCTTCATTGACTGCTCTGGTTTCAAGGCCTTGCTCATACAAGAAAAACTCAGCAGCGGTTTTGACGACTGGACTCATTTACTTCCTTGTGACCGCGCATTCGCCGTCCCCTCGGAGCGCTGCGAAAAAACACTACCCTATACACGCTCAATTGCCCATAGCTCTGGTTGGCAGTGGCGCATTCCACTACAACACCGCAACGGCAACGGACTAGTGTATAGCAGCAGCTATTTAGATGACGACAAGGCCAGAGAGTTACTGTTATCGCGCTTAGACTCTAAGCCACTCGACGAACCTAGATTGATTAAGTTCACCACTGGGCGACGCAGAAAGCAGTGGTCGCGCAACGTACTTGCGGTTGGCCTTTCCAGTGGCTTCCTTGAACCTTTAGAGTCTACAAGTATCCATCTCATACAATCTGCCATAGTTCGGTTTATTAAAACCTTTCCCCATGCCGGTGTTAGCCAAACCGCAATCAAAGAATACAACCGACAATCTGAAGTCGAATATTTACAGGTGCGAGATTTTATAGTTTTGCATTACTATCAAAACCGACGAACAGACAGCAGCTTTTGGCGTGACATGCGCAATCTTGACATCCCAGATAGCCTACGACACAAGATGGAACTTTTTAAAAATACTGGGGCATTATTTAGAGAACAAAATGACTTATTTGCAGAGAGTTCATGGTTGCAGGTAATGTTAGGACAAGGCATTACACCTAAAGATCACCATCCAATAGCAAATCAACCCTCCGACGAAGCATTATTCGAAATGCTAGAAAATATTCGAAAAATAAAATCAACACCGATAGCTGAGCTACCAAGTCACGATGATTTTCTCAGCAACTACTGTGGAGCCACCAGTGACTAG
- a CDS encoding TonB-dependent receptor: protein MSSRYNPSKSLRFAPTLLSAAILAASSAYAQDQTADDGELLEEVVVTASYRAALQRAQAMKMDSSSIVEALSAEDIGKLPDTSIAESLARLPGLAGERRDGRTSGLSVRGFKEDYVGTTLNGRELLGMGDNRGVEYDLYPTEIISNVMVYKSPDATLLTQGIGGIVDLRTASPLDSDPILAVNLSLEQNSNESANPDFDNQGHRASLNFVDRFADDTIGLALTLASMESPSQEEQFRGWGYADATFNGEPVKVLGGHDSFVRSALMKRESVAGVFEWEPNDRLNVKVDALYIDFEEDKVFRGLEEGGPVWSGANYTITEVVDGLATAGYMDGFHSVIRNDGENKKATLSTVGLNVSYQLTDAWTGVVDYAHSEADKTISNIESYSGVGRAGSAGQGAGVARSWTMTPEGVMYGDHPTITSPDYTDASLIKLAGPQAWGGGMGRDDAQDGFVNEPTFDETLDTLRLQANGDVSWGIINAIQVGAAVSDRSKSKENNAYFLTASTYPGDGPIPNTVGTADLSFMGLGSILAYDGLALYKSGYYDLTDAAGFEPNRVGDSYTVNETLTSVFFKADMESEVAGMALTGNVGVQVVHTEQDSTGFSTVVRDDDPNDGVPGMVEITPIDGGTDYTNVLPSLNLSLEIADGQFIRTAVSKTLSRARLDDLRPNIQASFQFNDGAILTPDPQAGPWSGSKGNAELKPLEANQFDLSYENYFVDDGYFAAAFFYKDLTNWHRDTSTIEDFSSIYIPGYHETTTGQPPATFLGMVSSKEDGLTGDVTGWELQASLPFHVFSESLDGFGIVGSATFLDGELDDGTSVPGLSDRVYQMTAYFERSGWEFRIAASKRSEFTTETRGLSLALVETVDQGGTLVDAQIGYDFSESGVSWLQGLRVTLQGQNLTNEDTIQADDSDSRQVTRYQSFGANYLLGLNYKI, encoded by the coding sequence ATGAGCAGCCGTTATAACCCAAGTAAAAGTCTGCGTTTTGCGCCGACACTTTTGTCCGCCGCCATCCTTGCCGCGTCATCTGCCTACGCGCAAGATCAAACCGCGGACGATGGTGAGTTATTAGAAGAAGTTGTTGTCACTGCGAGCTATCGCGCTGCGCTGCAACGCGCACAAGCCATGAAGATGGACAGCAGCTCTATTGTTGAAGCCTTATCTGCAGAGGATATTGGTAAACTACCCGACACCAGTATTGCTGAGTCATTAGCTCGCTTGCCAGGTTTAGCCGGCGAGCGCCGCGACGGGCGCACCAGTGGTCTTTCTGTTCGCGGCTTTAAAGAAGATTACGTAGGTACCACCTTAAATGGTCGCGAGCTCCTAGGCATGGGCGACAACCGTGGCGTTGAATACGACCTATACCCTACCGAAATCATTTCTAACGTTATGGTATACAAATCACCCGATGCTACCCTGTTAACACAAGGTATCGGCGGTATCGTTGACTTGCGCACTGCTAGCCCTCTCGATAGCGACCCAATCCTGGCGGTTAACCTAAGCTTGGAGCAAAATAGCAACGAATCTGCAAACCCTGACTTCGATAATCAGGGTCACCGCGCATCCCTCAACTTCGTTGACCGTTTTGCGGATGACACCATTGGCCTAGCGCTAACACTCGCATCAATGGAATCTCCTAGCCAAGAAGAGCAATTCCGCGGTTGGGGTTACGCAGACGCAACCTTCAACGGCGAGCCAGTCAAAGTACTTGGCGGCCACGACTCCTTTGTTCGTTCGGCTCTCATGAAGCGCGAATCCGTAGCCGGTGTGTTCGAGTGGGAACCCAATGATCGATTAAATGTGAAGGTTGACGCCCTTTATATCGACTTCGAAGAAGACAAAGTATTCCGTGGCTTGGAAGAGGGCGGCCCAGTTTGGAGCGGCGCTAACTACACTATTACCGAAGTAGTCGATGGTTTGGCAACGGCCGGTTACATGGACGGCTTTCACTCAGTTATTCGCAACGATGGCGAAAACAAGAAAGCCACACTCAGCACCGTTGGCCTTAATGTAAGTTACCAGCTAACAGATGCTTGGACTGGCGTTGTTGATTACGCTCACAGCGAAGCGGACAAAACCATTTCCAATATCGAAAGCTATTCAGGTGTTGGTCGTGCTGGATCAGCGGGTCAAGGCGCCGGTGTAGCACGTTCTTGGACCATGACACCCGAAGGTGTGATGTATGGCGACCATCCAACCATTACCAGCCCAGACTATACCGACGCAAGCCTCATAAAGCTGGCTGGCCCACAAGCTTGGGGTGGCGGTATGGGTCGCGACGATGCGCAGGACGGTTTCGTAAACGAACCCACCTTTGATGAAACATTAGACACTTTGCGCCTACAGGCCAACGGTGATGTTTCATGGGGCATTATCAATGCCATACAGGTAGGTGCTGCGGTTTCTGATCGCTCCAAATCCAAAGAAAACAATGCCTATTTCCTAACCGCCAGTACTTACCCTGGAGACGGCCCTATCCCAAATACTGTGGGCACAGCTGATCTTTCCTTTATGGGTCTAGGTAGCATTCTTGCGTACGACGGCTTAGCTCTATACAAAAGTGGCTATTACGACCTAACCGATGCAGCAGGTTTCGAACCAAATCGCGTTGGTGACTCATACACAGTTAACGAAACACTCACCTCAGTTTTCTTTAAAGCTGACATGGAGTCTGAAGTTGCCGGTATGGCGCTCACGGGTAACGTTGGTGTGCAAGTCGTTCATACTGAGCAAGATTCAACTGGCTTTAGCACTGTAGTAAGAGACGACGACCCGAATGACGGCGTACCTGGCATGGTAGAGATTACACCTATCGATGGCGGCACCGACTATACCAACGTATTGCCAAGCTTGAACTTGAGCCTAGAAATTGCAGACGGTCAGTTTATTCGCACCGCCGTTTCAAAAACTCTGTCACGCGCACGCCTAGACGATCTGCGTCCGAACATTCAAGCCTCATTCCAATTCAATGATGGCGCCATCCTAACGCCAGACCCTCAAGCTGGCCCATGGAGCGGAAGCAAAGGCAATGCCGAACTCAAACCGCTTGAAGCCAATCAGTTTGATTTAAGCTACGAAAACTATTTCGTTGATGATGGCTACTTCGCAGCTGCCTTCTTTTACAAAGATCTCACCAATTGGCACCGCGATACCTCGACAATTGAAGATTTTTCTTCAATTTATATTCCGGGTTACCACGAGACCACAACCGGCCAACCACCGGCAACATTCTTGGGTATGGTTAGTTCGAAAGAAGACGGTTTAACAGGTGATGTAACCGGTTGGGAATTGCAAGCCAGCTTACCCTTCCATGTGTTCAGCGAAAGCTTGGATGGCTTCGGTATAGTCGGTAGCGCCACCTTCTTAGACGGCGAATTAGATGACGGCACAAGTGTTCCTGGCTTGTCCGATCGTGTTTACCAGATGACGGCTTACTTTGAACGCTCCGGCTGGGAATTCCGCATTGCTGCAAGCAAGCGCAGCGAATTCACCACCGAAACGCGAGGCTTAAGCTTGGCATTGGTTGAAACTGTAGACCAAGGCGGCACATTGGTTGATGCCCAAATCGGTTATGATTTTTCTGAGTCGGGTGTGAGCTGGTTACAAGGTTTACGCGTAACTCTCCAAGGTCAAAACCTTACCAACGAGGATACCATCCAAGCCGATGATTCCGATTCACGTCAAGTTACTCGCTACCAAAGCTTTGGAGCGAACTACCTTCTCGGCCTAAACTACAAGATCTAA
- the glyA gene encoding serine hydroxymethyltransferase has product MFDKAQTIASYDPELWASIQNEERRQEEHIELIASENYTSPMVMVAQGTKLTNKYAEGYPGKRYYGGCEYVDVAESLAIERAKELFGADYANVQPHSGSQANGAVYAALCEPGDTVLGMSLAHGGHLTHGASVSFSGKVYKAVQYGINTETGVIDYDEVERLAVEHKPKMIVAGFSAYSQIMDWQRFREIADKVGAYLFVDMAHVAGLVAAGVYPNPVQIADVTTTTTHKTLRGPRGGLILAKANEAIEKKLNSAVFPGGQGGPLMHVIAAKAVSFKEAMSPEYKAYQQQVVKNAKAMAATFIERGIKIVSGGTENHLMLVDLIGKEYTGKDADAALGAANITVNKNAVPNDPRSPFVTSGLRVGTPAITTRGFKEEETVQLTHWMCDVLEALESGNAEAKIEEVKTKVLDICKRFPVYGDI; this is encoded by the coding sequence ATGTTTGATAAAGCACAGACCATTGCTTCCTACGACCCCGAGTTATGGGCCTCTATCCAAAATGAAGAGCGTCGTCAGGAAGAGCACATCGAGCTCATCGCCTCGGAAAACTACACCAGCCCCATGGTGATGGTGGCGCAAGGCACCAAGCTGACCAATAAATACGCCGAAGGCTACCCAGGCAAGCGCTACTACGGTGGCTGCGAATACGTGGATGTGGCTGAATCTTTGGCTATCGAACGCGCCAAAGAATTGTTCGGTGCCGACTACGCCAACGTGCAGCCGCACTCAGGTTCGCAAGCTAACGGTGCCGTGTACGCCGCTCTGTGTGAGCCAGGCGATACCGTTCTGGGCATGAGCTTGGCACACGGCGGCCACTTGACCCACGGCGCCTCTGTTAGCTTCTCTGGTAAGGTCTACAAAGCGGTTCAATATGGCATCAACACCGAAACCGGCGTGATCGATTACGACGAGGTTGAGCGTTTGGCGGTTGAACACAAGCCCAAGATGATTGTGGCCGGCTTCTCTGCCTATTCACAAATCATGGATTGGCAGCGTTTCCGCGAGATCGCCGACAAAGTAGGTGCTTACCTATTTGTCGATATGGCCCACGTAGCTGGCCTAGTGGCCGCCGGTGTTTACCCTAACCCCGTGCAAATTGCCGACGTCACCACCACCACCACGCACAAAACCTTGCGCGGCCCACGCGGCGGCTTGATTTTGGCCAAGGCCAACGAAGCCATCGAGAAGAAGCTGAACTCAGCCGTATTCCCCGGCGGCCAAGGCGGCCCCTTGATGCACGTGATCGCCGCCAAAGCGGTGAGCTTCAAAGAAGCCATGAGCCCCGAGTACAAGGCTTACCAACAACAAGTGGTAAAGAACGCCAAAGCCATGGCGGCCACCTTCATCGAGCGCGGCATTAAGATTGTTTCCGGCGGCACCGAAAACCATTTGATGCTGGTTGATTTGATTGGCAAAGAATACACCGGTAAAGATGCCGACGCCGCCTTAGGCGCCGCCAACATCACCGTGAACAAAAACGCCGTGCCGAACGACCCACGCTCGCCCTTCGTCACCTCTGGCCTGCGCGTTGGCACCCCCGCCATCACCACGCGCGGCTTTAAAGAAGAAGAAACCGTGCAGCTGACCCACTGGATGTGCGACGTACTTGAAGCCTTAGAAAGCGGCAATGCCGAGGCGAAGATTGAAGAAGTGAAAACCAAAGTGCTGGATATTTGTAAACGCTTCCCCGTTTACGGCGACATCTAA